The sequence below is a genomic window from Mytilus edulis chromosome 2, xbMytEdul2.2, whole genome shotgun sequence.
GTTTGGGGGAGTGGGGTCCGTTTACTATTTTGATGAAACTACAATAAGGTGTTCAATCCTGACATATGTATGAAAGCTTCTTTACTATATATAAAACCAAAACTGAATTCCCTTCAAGTCAAATGATGAATTAAGAATAAAAATCCTTCATGACATacataagaagaaaaaaagttaaatttctGTTGTTTTATAAGTCTTCATACAGCAAAAATCCGGAAAAATTTGCCAAGTCATCAAGTCCACAAGAATGGCCATGGTAGACTTTGTTGCGTACCCATACTTGGTCTCCCGTGTCTAAACGAACGACAGCAAATGATGTCTCGCTATCTTCTTGGCCACTAGGTGCTTCCATGTAGTTAGTTGCTATTGGCACCCCGTTTTTAACGGCATCTATCCAGCAGATCCTCCCTGGAAGTGTCCTTGTATCCAATACGAACGCGTAGTAGCCGCCAACTGGTGCGGTGAAAATTCCGGTTGATGTGCTGTAACTGTTAGATACGTCGGTCATTCGTCggtcaaatttgatagtttggtCTGATCCTAGGCTACTGTGGTCGCTTGATGTCCTGTAGGTAAACGCTACTTTCTTTTGCACTGAAACTTAAGATGATTTGTCATTAAAAAACTttgcaaacatatattttttaaatgcgTTTTAGTGCTTTTTATCGACACGCAGTCAGATGTGAAGAATAGGTTTctcttattttcaaatataaataaagtaGGATTAGAAGTATACATCAATGAAACAGTGACCCTACAATGTTTGTAATCAAAAGGATGTCTATGGATAATGCTGAGCATGTAAACATATCCTGGTATCgcattttaaaacaatgtttgaTACATAAGGTAAGTAAAAGAACGTCTGTATGTAGGCATATGCATTAAGTACGTAACCGTTATGAATAGACTATGCGTTCTCCTACCAAAAGattaagatatgaaaacaatTAGATTTCTCA
It includes:
- the LOC139511489 gene encoding complement C1q-like protein 2, with protein sequence MILQVNVTDMLLVQNILVILVSFSYLISAEQQNKYEVYQKLQQDLESMKFENEARFMKTDTKIANMEERISQQDEIIRQQQELIERLQGNQELQKHTRQVSVQKKVAFTYRTSSDHSSLGSDQTIKFDRRMTDVSNSYSTSTGIFTAPVGGYYAFVLDTRTLPGRICWIDAVKNGVPIATNYMEAPSGQEDSETSFAVVRLDTGDQVWVRNKVYHGHSCGLDDLANFSGFLLYEDL